The Anomaloglossus baeobatrachus isolate aAnoBae1 chromosome 10, aAnoBae1.hap1, whole genome shotgun sequence genome has a segment encoding these proteins:
- the SAAL1 gene encoding protein SAAL1 isoform X3, with protein sequence MEKDEEDSSPNRPDMDRNPSPPTSDDEEGQTEDSIGSTVYSKHWFFSTLTRLIQFVTERDKSQPADDDDEETPTELDENMENDICKVWDMSMNEEVALFLKEFNAPEIFLGIISESKCNRLTEICVGILGNMACFQETCIAISKNDNLGEVLLLLMCDTDPPTLLETTRLLLTCLSQVDVMSTWLERIKDRPTVRDNLCFIMSSSTNGDLLVKVGELVDKLFDVDEDLMIDWIKAGCQQSGTSGNDREETPAVLGLVPSLLEAAKQLKNDSPEGLEVYMHILQLVTTVDEGIQAIVQYPEDGKQTWEFLSDLVCQDLCQPGDPPLIIQEQKTILSSVLAVMSAMFSAQTDQEYTEIKKNLPLIGSLSRILENQEICQRKNQDKKLPARSEPEDKVSEEDFHLKILKDVCCEFLSNILSLLTKVDSFIAILGEADPTLAKTLKKGIKDS encoded by the exons AGAAAGACGAAGAAGACTCCAGCCCGAATCGCCCAGACATGGACCGCAACCCGTCCCCACCAACCAGTGACGATGAAGAAGGACAGACGGAAGACTCCATAGGGAGCACGGTGTACAGCAAGCACTGGTTCTTCAGCACCCTGACCCGGCTCATCCAG TTTGTCACAGAGAGAGACAAATCCCAGccggctgatgatgatgatgaggaaacACCGACGGAACTGGATGAAAACATGGAAAACGACATTTGTAAAGTTTGGGATATGTCGATGAATGAG GAGGTGGCGCTCTTCCTTAAGGAGTTTAACGCTCCAGAAATATTTTTAGGCATCATCTCAGAGTCCAAATGCAACCGTCTCACA GAAATCTGCGTGGGTATTCTGGGTAACATGGCGTGCTTCCAGGAGACGTGTATAGCCATCAGTAAGAACGACAACTTGGG AGAAGTTCTGCTGTTGCTGATGTGTGACACGGACCCCCCAACCTTGCTAGaaacgaccag GCTGCTACTGACATGTTTATCTCAGGTGGATGTGATGAGCACTTGGTTGGAAAGGATCAAGGATCGGCCGACTGTGCGAGACAACCTCTGCTTCATCATGAGCAGCTCCACCAATG GGGACCTGCTGGTTAAAGTAGGGGAGCTGGTGGACAAGCTGTTTGATGTGGATGAAGACTTGATGATCGACTGGATAAAGGCCGGGTGCCAGCAATCTGGAACATCGGGGAACGATCGTGAAGAAACCCCAGCGGTGCTCGGACTGGTGCCGTCACTGCTGGAGGCCGCAAAACAGCTCAA GAATGACAGTCCCGAGGGCCTGGAGGTCTATATGCACATATTACAGCTGGTGACCACCGTGGATGAGGGTATCCAGGCCATAG TACAATATCCAGAAGATGGAAAGCAGACATGGGAGTTCTTGTCTGATCTCGTGTGTCAGGACTTGTGCCAGCCGGGCGACCCTCCGCTCATCATACAAGAGCAGAAAACCATCTTATCCTCCGTCCTGGCCGTCATGTCTGCCATGTTTTCAGCCCAAACAGATCAGGAGTACACAGAGATCAAGAAAA ATCTTCCTCTCATCGGGAGCCTGAGCCGGATCCTGGAGAATCAGGAGATTTGTCAAAGGAAGAACCAGGATAAGAAGCTCCCAGCGCGGTCCGAGCCGGAGGACAAAGTGTCCGAGGAAGATTTCCATTTAAAAATCCTAAAGGACGTCTGCTGCGAATTTCTCTCTAACATTCTGTCTCTATTGACAaag GTGGACAGCTTTATTGCGATTTTGGGTGAAGCCGACCCGACGCTGGCAAAAACTTTAAAGAAAGGGATCAAGGATTCATGA
- the SAAL1 gene encoding protein SAAL1 isoform X1, with product MEKDEEDSSPNRPDMDRNPSPPTSDDEEGQTEDSIGSTVYSKHWFFSTLTRLIQFVTERDKSQPADDDDEETPTELDENMENDICKVWDMSMNEEVALFLKEFNAPEIFLGIISESKCNRLTEICVGILGNMACFQETCIAISKNDNLGEVLLLLMCDTDPPTLLETTRLLLTCLSQVDVMSTWLERIKDRPTVRDNLCFIMSSSTNGDLLVKVGELVDKLFDVDEDLMIDWIKAGCQQSGTSGNDREETPAVLGLVPSLLEAAKQLKNDSPEGLEVYMHILQLVTTVDEGIQAIVQYPEDGKQTWEFLSDLVCQDLCQPGDPPLIIQEQKTILSSVLAVMSAMFSAQTDQEYTEIKKNLPLIGSLSRILENQEICQRKNQDKKLPARSEPEDKVSEEDFHLKILKDVCCEFLSNILSLLTKENIMEALRENRITEETSLCALRTLLPLYTTSVDSFIAILGEADPTLAKTLKKGIKDS from the exons AGAAAGACGAAGAAGACTCCAGCCCGAATCGCCCAGACATGGACCGCAACCCGTCCCCACCAACCAGTGACGATGAAGAAGGACAGACGGAAGACTCCATAGGGAGCACGGTGTACAGCAAGCACTGGTTCTTCAGCACCCTGACCCGGCTCATCCAG TTTGTCACAGAGAGAGACAAATCCCAGccggctgatgatgatgatgaggaaacACCGACGGAACTGGATGAAAACATGGAAAACGACATTTGTAAAGTTTGGGATATGTCGATGAATGAG GAGGTGGCGCTCTTCCTTAAGGAGTTTAACGCTCCAGAAATATTTTTAGGCATCATCTCAGAGTCCAAATGCAACCGTCTCACA GAAATCTGCGTGGGTATTCTGGGTAACATGGCGTGCTTCCAGGAGACGTGTATAGCCATCAGTAAGAACGACAACTTGGG AGAAGTTCTGCTGTTGCTGATGTGTGACACGGACCCCCCAACCTTGCTAGaaacgaccag GCTGCTACTGACATGTTTATCTCAGGTGGATGTGATGAGCACTTGGTTGGAAAGGATCAAGGATCGGCCGACTGTGCGAGACAACCTCTGCTTCATCATGAGCAGCTCCACCAATG GGGACCTGCTGGTTAAAGTAGGGGAGCTGGTGGACAAGCTGTTTGATGTGGATGAAGACTTGATGATCGACTGGATAAAGGCCGGGTGCCAGCAATCTGGAACATCGGGGAACGATCGTGAAGAAACCCCAGCGGTGCTCGGACTGGTGCCGTCACTGCTGGAGGCCGCAAAACAGCTCAA GAATGACAGTCCCGAGGGCCTGGAGGTCTATATGCACATATTACAGCTGGTGACCACCGTGGATGAGGGTATCCAGGCCATAG TACAATATCCAGAAGATGGAAAGCAGACATGGGAGTTCTTGTCTGATCTCGTGTGTCAGGACTTGTGCCAGCCGGGCGACCCTCCGCTCATCATACAAGAGCAGAAAACCATCTTATCCTCCGTCCTGGCCGTCATGTCTGCCATGTTTTCAGCCCAAACAGATCAGGAGTACACAGAGATCAAGAAAA ATCTTCCTCTCATCGGGAGCCTGAGCCGGATCCTGGAGAATCAGGAGATTTGTCAAAGGAAGAACCAGGATAAGAAGCTCCCAGCGCGGTCCGAGCCGGAGGACAAAGTGTCCGAGGAAGATTTCCATTTAAAAATCCTAAAGGACGTCTGCTGCGAATTTCTCTCTAACATTCTGTCTCTATTGACAaag GAGAATATAATGGAAGCGCTCCGGGAAAATCGCATCACAGAGGAGACGAGCTTGTGCGCGCTGCGGACCCTGCTCCCGCTCTATACCACATCT GTGGACAGCTTTATTGCGATTTTGGGTGAAGCCGACCCGACGCTGGCAAAAACTTTAAAGAAAGGGATCAAGGATTCATGA
- the SAAL1 gene encoding protein SAAL1 isoform X2, which translates to MDRNPSPPTSDDEEGQTEDSIGSTVYSKHWFFSTLTRLIQFVTERDKSQPADDDDEETPTELDENMENDICKVWDMSMNEEVALFLKEFNAPEIFLGIISESKCNRLTEICVGILGNMACFQETCIAISKNDNLGEVLLLLMCDTDPPTLLETTRLLLTCLSQVDVMSTWLERIKDRPTVRDNLCFIMSSSTNGDLLVKVGELVDKLFDVDEDLMIDWIKAGCQQSGTSGNDREETPAVLGLVPSLLEAAKQLKNDSPEGLEVYMHILQLVTTVDEGIQAIVQYPEDGKQTWEFLSDLVCQDLCQPGDPPLIIQEQKTILSSVLAVMSAMFSAQTDQEYTEIKKNLPLIGSLSRILENQEICQRKNQDKKLPARSEPEDKVSEEDFHLKILKDVCCEFLSNILSLLTKENIMEALRENRITEETSLCALRTLLPLYTTSVDSFIAILGEADPTLAKTLKKGIKDS; encoded by the exons ATGGACCGCAACCCGTCCCCACCAACCAGTGACGATGAAGAAGGACAGACGGAAGACTCCATAGGGAGCACGGTGTACAGCAAGCACTGGTTCTTCAGCACCCTGACCCGGCTCATCCAG TTTGTCACAGAGAGAGACAAATCCCAGccggctgatgatgatgatgaggaaacACCGACGGAACTGGATGAAAACATGGAAAACGACATTTGTAAAGTTTGGGATATGTCGATGAATGAG GAGGTGGCGCTCTTCCTTAAGGAGTTTAACGCTCCAGAAATATTTTTAGGCATCATCTCAGAGTCCAAATGCAACCGTCTCACA GAAATCTGCGTGGGTATTCTGGGTAACATGGCGTGCTTCCAGGAGACGTGTATAGCCATCAGTAAGAACGACAACTTGGG AGAAGTTCTGCTGTTGCTGATGTGTGACACGGACCCCCCAACCTTGCTAGaaacgaccag GCTGCTACTGACATGTTTATCTCAGGTGGATGTGATGAGCACTTGGTTGGAAAGGATCAAGGATCGGCCGACTGTGCGAGACAACCTCTGCTTCATCATGAGCAGCTCCACCAATG GGGACCTGCTGGTTAAAGTAGGGGAGCTGGTGGACAAGCTGTTTGATGTGGATGAAGACTTGATGATCGACTGGATAAAGGCCGGGTGCCAGCAATCTGGAACATCGGGGAACGATCGTGAAGAAACCCCAGCGGTGCTCGGACTGGTGCCGTCACTGCTGGAGGCCGCAAAACAGCTCAA GAATGACAGTCCCGAGGGCCTGGAGGTCTATATGCACATATTACAGCTGGTGACCACCGTGGATGAGGGTATCCAGGCCATAG TACAATATCCAGAAGATGGAAAGCAGACATGGGAGTTCTTGTCTGATCTCGTGTGTCAGGACTTGTGCCAGCCGGGCGACCCTCCGCTCATCATACAAGAGCAGAAAACCATCTTATCCTCCGTCCTGGCCGTCATGTCTGCCATGTTTTCAGCCCAAACAGATCAGGAGTACACAGAGATCAAGAAAA ATCTTCCTCTCATCGGGAGCCTGAGCCGGATCCTGGAGAATCAGGAGATTTGTCAAAGGAAGAACCAGGATAAGAAGCTCCCAGCGCGGTCCGAGCCGGAGGACAAAGTGTCCGAGGAAGATTTCCATTTAAAAATCCTAAAGGACGTCTGCTGCGAATTTCTCTCTAACATTCTGTCTCTATTGACAaag GAGAATATAATGGAAGCGCTCCGGGAAAATCGCATCACAGAGGAGACGAGCTTGTGCGCGCTGCGGACCCTGCTCCCGCTCTATACCACATCT GTGGACAGCTTTATTGCGATTTTGGGTGAAGCCGACCCGACGCTGGCAAAAACTTTAAAGAAAGGGATCAAGGATTCATGA